GTTATTGCATTTCATAAAGAAAATTACGAAAATGAAAAATGTTCCGTTTGCCTGACAGGCATCAAAACGGTTGCCGAAGGCTTAACACGGCTCGGTATTCCTAATGAATGGGTTTTGCCTACCCGTCAGGATATCATCGTTTCACTTGAACGGGCATTATTGTCCACCGAGACTCGACGTAATAAAGAGTCGCAAATTGTTGTCGGCATCATCCACATAGATGAATACCGAAAGCTGATGGATCAAAGCACTTCGCAACATGAAGCTCAGACATTAAAATTAGAAATATATCGTATTCTCTTAGATTATGTCAAACAATTGGACGGCCACCTTATTCAATTGGATGGAGAGGAATTTTTATTTTTTACTACTAGAGGTGTCTTTGAAAGGGAAACACGCGGGTATAAATTTATCCCGTTATTGAATGATACACAAAAACTGTTAGGTCATTCCCTGAGTATCGGAATTGGTTTTGGACGGACTGCCACCGATGCAGGGATGCACGCGAGAATGGCTTTGCGTCAATCGAAGGATACAGGGGGCAATGTTTGTTTTATTGTCAGGGAAGATAGAAGCGTCATCGGACCAGTGGAGATGACCGATCCGATGATTTATGAACTTTCTGTCACTGACAACCATTTACTTGAAAAAGCAAAAAAAGCCGGTATGTCAGCAACCTATATGAGCCGGTTGATGGCCCAAGTAACCCGATATGGCAAAATCGATTATACACCGCAGGAACTCGCATCCGTTCTCGGAATCACTGTGAGAAGTACACATCGTATCCTCGTTCAATGGATGGATGCCGGACTTGTAGAGATTGTCGGAGAAGAAAAATTTTCTCATCGGGGACGCCCGCGACAAATATACCGATTCACCTTCATGGATGAACAAAGAAACAGAAAACACAAGGACAAATATAATTTTGAAGACAGATAGGAGAAGTGGGTGCCCCCATATTCTTAAATCACAAGCTTTTTCAATTTTCAGTTATTCTATTAATCTACTAGAAGAATAAATTTTTGATCGTGTTTCCTGCTAAAACTAAAAGCACCAACAGCCCTATGATTCCAATAACATTTTTAAAAGTTGAATTTCTAAGATCTCCCATAATCTCTTTATCATTAGCTACTACATAAAGACTGATCCCGATTAAAGGCACAACAACAATCGTAATAGCTTGAGCAAATAAAATGAGTTGAATAGGTAAACCTTGAAAAAAGATCGCTACTCCTGCTCCAATGACCATAACGGCGATAATACAATAGCGAACGCCTTTATCACTCAGTTTACGGCCTAGCCCTAAAGCATCGGCTAACAACGCTCCACCAATGGTGGCATTAGCAGTAAGTGAAGAAAAAGCAGCTCCCCATAGACCAAGCATGAAGATAACCGTTGACCAACTTCCATAAAGTGGCCCAATGGTTTTTCCCAAATCAACCACTGAATTAACTGTAATTCCTTGAGGAAGTAGGACTTTTGCAGCACAAACCATTACCATACCTGAGATTAAACCTAGAATCAATATGCCTGAATAACTTTCTATAATCCCGTCTTTGGCGTTTTTCCTGTCCCAACCTCTTTCTTGCACAAAATAAGACTGATAAAACGCTCCAACAACTGAAAACGTTGTCGCAAACAATGCAATTATGAGCAACATCGAACCATGCGGAATATTCGGAACAAAACCTCGAAATAAGGATGATAGGTTTGGTTTTACTACAAACAAGGTAATCAGAAATGACATTAGCATAAGCGCGACCAGCACGAGCATCAGTTTCTCTAAGACTTTATACAAGTTCTTCACAAATAGCAAAACAATGGCCAGTAATGTAAATATTAGCGTCCAGATGATCGACGATGTATTTGTTAATACGCCAAATGCCGCACCCGATCCTATAGCATTTCCAGCTTGAAACGATGCAGTTACCAGAAATGCCCCTATACCGATAATAGACGTAACGGTTTGCCCCCACTTGTCACGAATGGTAGATAACAAGGTCTGATCAGTAGCCATTCCAATCCTGGCACTCATTTCAGTAAAAACCATCATGAAGATCGTAGCAATTACAAGCACCCAAATTAATTGGTACCCATGAAGGGCTCCAATGTTTGTAGAAACTGTCAAGCTTCCAGGGCCTAACACTAACGCAGCTGTGATAACTGCAGGCCCCAACGAATGTAACCAGTGAGCAAAAACTGAGTGTGTAGGTTGTGTGTCAACACCTTCTTTGACAGTATGTTTTTCAGTACTAGCCATATCTTTTCCTCCTATCTCTTAATCTCCTCCTCGATTAACCCAAAACAACTGATGAGACGACTGTCCGTTTGCGTGGAGCAGGCGGACAGTCGTTTCTTTATCTATTTTCCCACTCCTGCAGTAGTGTTTCCCCGGTCATATTCAGGGTATCTTTCGCATCTTGGGAAACATATTTGTCTAAGGCCGGGTTATTCAAATGATTAAGGAATCTACGCAAATGTTTAATAGCCTGTGTAACTCTCCCTTCTTTCTCATGATACATGGATTGCTTGATACTGTTTTTCAGTTGAGTGTATAAAGGGGGTTCCAAGTTACCGGTCTTCTTATAAAGCTCAACAAGTTGCATAACCGTTTCAGAGCTTACCGGTTCATCTTCATACTTCAGCTTATAGACGTACAATTGTGTAGCAATTTGAGAGAAATAAATGTCACCCATGTAATCTTGGGCAAAATACGATGCACCATCCACTAGTGTTTCCACTTCCCAAGTTTCCGGATCAAGTTTAAAGATGTTGTTGACCGCTCTTCCGTACAAATAACCGTCCTTATGGAAATTGAGGTACCCTCCTGCCCAGAACGTAGTGCCCCATTCATACGGATATAATTCTTTTAACTGCACAACTTCTCTCGTCTCTGGATTAAATTTGAAAATGTATCCATAGGTCAGTCCCCACAACATTCCGTTCTCATCAAAGGCCAATGCCGAAATTGCTTGTTCGCCAGGGATAAGCGAACCCTCCCATACTTTCTCTTTCTTCTCAACATCCCAAATAAATAGCTTTCCTTCTGTTTCCACAGGATTAATGCCAATCCCACCGTATATGGATGTCCCTCCATAAATAAGCCCGTCTTTGTAAGCTAACGAAATCACACTATGATTTTCAACAACATTACGAAAGACTTCTGTTTCACCTGTTTCTGGGTCGTAAAAACTTAAAGCTCCTTCCAGACTTCCTCCCTTGGGAACCGTCCCTATAGCCAGATAGTTACCTGCATCCGCAAAAGCGAAAGGTCGATCCTGGCCGTTACTGCTTAACTCTGCGACTTGTTTAGGATTCTTTCCATAATTCCACGGTTCAGAGGGGTCATATTCCCAAATTTGTCCGTCTGGATAATTTCCGGTGTACAACTTTCCTTGATAGGTAGCCATCGCTTCGATTTGTCCGGGACCGTATAACATTTCAATTTGTTTTGTACTCGTATCGATCCTCGCCATAGCACCAGGTGATAAGTATCCGCCAACATAAATATTACCGTCTGGACCTAAATGGATCGAGCGAATATCTACGGGTGACCCAAGAACGTCTCCCTGTATAATCTTGTTGTTCCCGGTTTCCGGATTGTAAATATAGTAGCGACCTCTTAAATTAGTACTCACTAAACTGAGTCCCGGAAAATTATCGTCATCTATTTTGTACCATCCATAGCTGCGGTCCGTTCCAGATATAGAGAATCCTGTCGGACCTGACTCTTTTGTCACGACGTCAAAGTAATAAAGTTTATTATCAACTTTAAAATACGTTTTATTACTAGGTCCTAACGGAGAAGCATCCCAGCCGTTAGCATTTTTGAATGCATCGATCCATTCTCTTGTTTTCGTATCGTAGACCAGCATTGTGCTGCTGGGTGTCACACGTGCAAAAAGAAATCCTTCCACATAAGACATGTCATATACCTCTGTATCACTACTGTACTCTTCCGGCAAGGGTATAATTTCTTTTTCCCCTGTTTCTACATCCAATTCGACTAAGTGTGCTTGCCTGTTACCCGTACCAGCGTAAATTTTTCCATTACCGTAAGCTACGCTACGAACATACCATTCAGATTGAACCATTTGCCCGTAATCCCTGAACTGATTTGTTTCAGGGTCATATTGAAACACCTTACCATTGGGGTAGGTGCCTCCATAAATTTTTCCTTTATCATCCGCTACTAATCTCCAAAGGTGTGTCTCTGAACTGATTGGCCTCCCTAAGTTTTCTATGTTATCCATGCCCGGGATATAGCGATATAAATTACCGTTCCTCTGCGAACCAATATACAGTGTACCATCCGGGGCCACGGTTAATCCCCAGGAAGTGTGTGCTCCTTCCAATGGGAAATTGTCTACCCTTTCTCCAGTTTCAACGCCAATAATGTTGAGATTGGGAGGGGAACCGTTAGCAACGACATACATCCAGTTTTCACCATTAGGCCCTTTCCCGTAAGCAGCATGGGGAATCACAACAGAGTTTATAGCTGTGCCTAAGTGTTCAATCCGTTCTTCAATATCTTCTGCAACCGTCTTATTATAAAATCCGAAACTCACAATCATAATCATAATTGTCATAACAACTTTTCTTAACCAACAACTTTTCATACTATCACCCCTTTACAATTATAGATCCAAGTCAAAAAAAGTGGTCACTTCTTCAGCAACACCATCAAGGTCATCAGGCCAAGGGTAATCTTGGGTTGTTGTCCCTTTCGGATGATTACCTCCCGCGCAGTTAATCAAAATATCACATGATCCTAAATGAGTATGAATCTCCTCTCTCGCTGCCATTAAGGCACGTTTGTCTCTCCTGTAATCCTAATGTTCCGGCAGTAGGCAAAGTGAGTGCGTCCCTTTTTGCCAAAGTATCTGATCATCTCTGGAAGATTATTGTCAGGATCTGCTCCTAATGAACCTGTACAAAACGTTAACCCGTGGTTGGAACTATCGACCAGGCTGAATAAACGTTCTAAATTTGCTTGGTTGGTGATAATGCGGGGCAAACCGAAAATGGACCATGGCGGGTCATCAGGGTGAATAGCCATTTTAACACCTACTTCATCAGCCGTGGCTATAATTTGTTTTAAGAAATATTGCAGGTGATGCCATAAGTCTTCTTCTGATACGCCTTGATATTGATCAATTAATACTTTTAACTCGTCTTTTCTGTAACTGACATCCCATCCCGGAAGTTCTAAATCCCCCACCAGCGGGTTCATCTTTTGTATGGTTTCATCCTCGTAAACCAGGGTGGTTAAACCATTAGGCATTTGGTACTCTAAATGGGAGCGTGTCCAGTCAAAGACAGGGCATAAAGTTGTAACAAACAACCTTAATTCCCGCTTTGGCCAGATTTCGCTATGTCGCTTGGTAGTTGGCAATATACTTATCTCTGGTGGGTAAACCAAGTTTAATATCACATGTACATTATTATTTTACTGATTTAACCGAACATTCCTTTAGGAGTGAATTCTAATTGCCTCTACTGTCAAGACTAAAAAATAATATAATTCATATTATTTTTAATAGTTAATCTATTTAGATCCCCTTGTTCCTCTTACCCGTTGGCTACTCCAAATTGAAATAATTGTTCGCACTCTGCAGAAAAATGGCCTGACCATTTTATTGCTTTAATATTATTAATTATTATTTAAATATTTACGGTATCTTGCATCTAAAAAGAAATTTAATATTTATTTAATTTTAGTTTATGACCCACTATTAGCTTAAAGCAAGACTATAAAATGTCTATTAAATGTCTCTAAATTGTCTATAAATCAGTGTTTTAGACAAGGAAACGGGGACCATGTTTCCCTTTTAATTTTTCCTCATCATGGTAAAACCCCTGAACGTTTTGATTCAAAAAAGAGGCTTTTTCAACCAAGATCCCATCCTTCAAAAACGAGGATGGGATCTATTGAATAACGTATTAAATTGAAAAATGGCAGCGCTTATTCCAGTTCCTTTGCTGTATTGGTTGAGAAGACTGCACAGCAAATCAAAGCGGACCGGCCGGTAATAATTGTTTTCATCGTATGTTCCATCAGAAAGTTTAACTTATCTTAACGGTCACTTCCTTATTTATTTCATGTGGTGACACATAGATTCCCATGGGCCGCTTCTCCCATCTGCCGTTATCCACCGCTTCTACTCCTGCGATGTTAACTAATAGTACATGCCATGGTTTGGTTGCTCCTTGCACAGCAATTTTTATCGTAGAACCTTCTCTCTTTGCTGTCACTTCAAGCTCTTTTTTGCCCTTGGTGTTATAAACCGTTGCAGAAGCAGTCTGACCATTTTGTAATTCATAAATTTGAAAAGTAATATGATCGGCATAGTCATAGTCTGCTGCAGACACACTGTTACCTATGGGCAAAATCGTGTTTTCACGAACAAACAGGGGCAAGCTCATATAATCATAGGTTTCCCTTAACCACCGCCCTCCGGCCATTTTTTTGCCAGACAGAAGATGAGTCCACGTTCCCTCAGGCAAGTAATAGGAAACTTCTCCGTCTTCACTAAAAATGGGGGCTGCCAAAATCGCATCACCCAGCATGTATTGACGGTCCAAATAGTCACATGCACGGTCATCCGGAAACTCTAACATCATGGGGCGCATCATGGGGATACCCCTTTCCGCCGCCTGGCAGGCCACCGCGTACAAATAAGGCATGAGCCGGTATTTCAGGTGAGTAAAGTACCTCATCACATCTACAGCCTCTTCATCAAACAGCCATGGCACCCTGTAGGAGGAGTTGCCATGCAGCCGGCTGTGACTCGAAAGTAAGCCAAATACCGTCCAGCGTTTGTACAAATCTGGCGTTGCCTTTTGTTCAAAGCCACCAATATCATGGCTCCAAAAGCCAAATCCAGTTAACGCCAAAGAAAGGCCACCGCGTAAACTTTCTGCCATTGATTCATATGTGGCCTCGCAATCCCCTCCCCAATGGACAGGAAACTTTTGGCTTCCGGCTGTAGCAGAACGGGCAAAGACAACCGCTTCCCCTTCACCTTTCTTCTCTTGCAAAACTTCGAAGACGACTTTGTTGTAAAGATAGGTATAATAGTTGTGCATTTTCTGTGGATCAGAGCCGTCATGGTAGACCACATCTACAGGGATTCTTTCCCCGAAATCCGTTTTAAAACAATCGACACCCATATCCACAAGTTTACGGAGTTTATCGGCATACCAGTTACAGGCATCGGGATTCGTAAAATCAACAATCCCCATCCCGGCTTGCCAGAGGTCCCACTGCCAGACATCCCCGTTTGGACGCTTCAACAGATAGCCTTTTTCCATGGCCTCGTCGAACAACTTTGACTTCTGGGCAATGTAGGGATTGATCCAAACACAAATCTTCATTCCTTTGTCTTTTAACCTTTTTAACATCGCTTCGGGTTCAGGAAAGGCCTCCTTATCCCATTCAAAATTACACCACTCGAACTCTTTCATCCAAAAACAATCAAAATGAAACACCTGAAGCGGAATATCGCGTTCCAGCATCCCATCGACAAAATGTGTCACCGTTTCTTCTTTATAATCAGTAGTAAAGGATGTTGTCAGCCATAGCCCAAACGACCAGGCTGGTGGCAACGCCGGCCTGCCGGTCAGCGCTGTGTACTTTTCCAAAACCTCTTTCGGCTCCTGGCCACCTATGATGAAATAATCCAGATATTCCCCCTGGACGCTAAACTGAACTTTGGACACATGTTCCGAACCAACTTCAAATGAAACACATTCCGGATGATTGACAAAGACGCCGTATCCCCTGTTTGTCAAATAAAAAGGGACGTTTTTGTATGCTTGTTCTGTGCTGGTACCCCCATCCTC
This Caldalkalibacillus uzonensis DNA region includes the following protein-coding sequences:
- a CDS encoding Nramp family divalent metal transporter, yielding MASTEKHTVKEGVDTQPTHSVFAHWLHSLGPAVITAALVLGPGSLTVSTNIGALHGYQLIWVLVIATIFMMVFTEMSARIGMATDQTLLSTIRDKWGQTVTSIIGIGAFLVTASFQAGNAIGSGAAFGVLTNTSSIIWTLIFTLLAIVLLFVKNLYKVLEKLMLVLVALMLMSFLITLFVVKPNLSSLFRGFVPNIPHGSMLLIIALFATTFSVVGAFYQSYFVQERGWDRKNAKDGIIESYSGILILGLISGMVMVCAAKVLLPQGITVNSVVDLGKTIGPLYGSWSTVIFMLGLWGAAFSSLTANATIGGALLADALGLGRKLSDKGVRYCIIAVMVIGAGVAIFFQGLPIQLILFAQAITIVVVPLIGISLYVVANDKEIMGDLRNSTFKNVIGIIGLLVLLVLAGNTIKNLFF
- a CDS encoding FIMAH domain-containing protein — encoded protein: MTIMIMIVSFGFYNKTVAEDIEERIEHLGTAINSVVIPHAAYGKGPNGENWMYVVANGSPPNLNIIGVETGERVDNFPLEGAHTSWGLTVAPDGTLYIGSQRNGNLYRYIPGMDNIENLGRPISSETHLWRLVADDKGKIYGGTYPNGKVFQYDPETNQFRDYGQMVQSEWYVRSVAYGNGKIYAGTGNRQAHLVELDVETGEKEIIPLPEEYSSDTEVYDMSYVEGFLFARVTPSSTMLVYDTKTREWIDAFKNANGWDASPLGPSNKTYFKVDNKLYYFDVVTKESGPTGFSISGTDRSYGWYKIDDDNFPGLSLVSTNLRGRYYIYNPETGNNKIIQGDVLGSPVDIRSIHLGPDGNIYVGGYLSPGAMARIDTSTKQIEMLYGPGQIEAMATYQGKLYTGNYPDGQIWEYDPSEPWNYGKNPKQVAELSSNGQDRPFAFADAGNYLAIGTVPKGGSLEGALSFYDPETGETEVFRNVVENHSVISLAYKDGLIYGGTSIYGGIGINPVETEGKLFIWDVEKKEKVWEGSLIPGEQAISALAFDENGMLWGLTYGYIFKFNPETREVVQLKELYPYEWGTTFWAGGYLNFHKDGYLYGRAVNNIFKLDPETWEVETLVDGASYFAQDYMGDIYFSQIATQLYVYKLKYEDEPVSSETVMQLVELYKKTGNLEPPLYTQLKNSIKQSMYHEKEGRVTQAIKHLRRFLNHLNNPALDKYVSQDAKDTLNMTGETLLQEWENR
- the yicI gene encoding alpha-xylosidase, producing MKFTNGYWLIREGYTIHNPESLHDWQKDSKSLIVYAPCKAVRHRGDTLNIPMLTIRYSSPMPGVIRVQQYHFKGERKRRPEGFINPEEVPVDILEDEEVLSLKSGDLMLKIPKKDKWSVNFYWRDKLLTRSGYRHLGYIVSDDKETFMREQLSLSVGECVYGLGERFTHFVKNGQQVDIWNEDGGTSTEQAYKNVPFYLTNRGYGVFVNHPECVSFEVGSEHVSKVQFSVQGEYLDYFIIGGQEPKEVLEKYTALTGRPALPPAWSFGLWLTTSFTTDYKEETVTHFVDGMLERDIPLQVFHFDCFWMKEFEWCNFEWDKEAFPEPEAMLKRLKDKGMKICVWINPYIAQKSKLFDEAMEKGYLLKRPNGDVWQWDLWQAGMGIVDFTNPDACNWYADKLRKLVDMGVDCFKTDFGERIPVDVVYHDGSDPQKMHNYYTYLYNKVVFEVLQEKKGEGEAVVFARSATAGSQKFPVHWGGDCEATYESMAESLRGGLSLALTGFGFWSHDIGGFEQKATPDLYKRWTVFGLLSSHSRLHGNSSYRVPWLFDEEAVDVMRYFTHLKYRLMPYLYAVACQAAERGIPMMRPMMLEFPDDRACDYLDRQYMLGDAILAAPIFSEDGEVSYYLPEGTWTHLLSGKKMAGGRWLRETYDYMSLPLFVRENTILPIGNSVSAADYDYADHITFQIYELQNGQTASATVYNTKGKKELEVTAKREGSTIKIAVQGATKPWHVLLVNIAGVEAVDNGRWEKRPMGIYVSPHEINKEVTVKIS